A stretch of DNA from Tubulanus polymorphus chromosome 6, tnTubPoly1.2, whole genome shotgun sequence:
CACCTACCTGTCAACGCACTGCTACGTAGTCGAATGAGATTCAAACGTAAATtgaaatctaaaataaaacaggttTTGATCTGAGTCATCAAGGCACTTATATATAGCGTTAACCATAAAGGTTGAAGAATTTCACACATGACAATACATGTCTTTGTAGATTTGGCCAAAAAGATTGTTGACGACGTATTTCCCGACATGGGATCGACTGGATGGTATAGCGAATACAAACATgccttgaatttgaaaataaactttgtCGCAAATAGTCAGATACGTTGTGTCGCAACGaacaaaatatgttttaacacaaaatatgagAGAAATTTTTATTGCAACCAAAATAGTTTGTACAAGGAAACGCATGGTAACATTGAGGCGATTTATCCTGGcataatcaaatttgatacGTGACTTGTAAATTACgattaggaaaatcaaatctgatttgCCAGGATAAATTCGCCTTTGGTCTCGTACAGCGACCCCTGGTGGTATGTATCTTATAGTTTTATGTGTTTGTCCCAAGATAAGAAATGTGGTCCTGCCTGACTATGTGTCCGTCCTCTCAGGCAAACTGGGCCTTACCTGTCCGTGCATCCTCGGGCAAACTGGGCCCTACCTGTCTATGCATCCTCCAGCAAACTGGGCCCTACCTGTCTGTGCATCCTCCAGCAAACGGGGTCCCGCCTGGCAGCACCTTGCCTGTGTGTGCGTCCTCCAGATAGACAAACGTGCTCCTGACATCTAGGCTCCTACCTGTCTAAGAGTGTGTGCTCGCCAGATACAACAGggtctctccccctctcttcACCCCCACATCCAgaataaatagattataaaTCAATGGACACCGCATGTTTTCCTATTTCACCTATCAgggatatatatttattatttcttttggACGTTTTTGTTTGCGTTCTAATCATCAGCGTCCTGAATCATTGTTAACACGAcaaatgaatatgatttatgaGTTGTAGACTGGATGGAGTTAATGAGCAAAACCCTTggttgatgatttaaacatTTATTTTCCGACAGTTTCGACTGATGTCTTGACTGAActtcgtttgtttttttttttcatataaaaacGATTTTGGTTTCTCTGGTGATGAAGTCTAGTCAAAAATTGGAAACTGTCAGAAAACAAATTGTTAAATCGTCAACTGTTGGTTTCGCTTATCAAAATGTGATTCAACGTTTTAATCTAGAAATTTCTGtttcttttctaaatgttGAGATTTTTCAGGAATTTCTCTACGAATTCGTCGTAGTTTAATTTTCCGTCGCCGTCTAAATCGTGTTCGCGGATGAAATTTCTGATCGATTTGCGACAAGACGATTCAATTTGAGTTGTCTGCATGAATTTTTCCAGTTCGGTTGCTTCAATCGTGCCGTTTCCATCTGTATCAATAAACCGAAACGCTTTCCGCCAGGCGTCCTGAACGCAGTGTCTACAACGAGCAGAGATTCAAATTACATAATGTTCTTCTGGCTCCACAGTCGGGACTAGCCCCATATATCAAAAGGTCTTAGATTAGATCTTTGATTATATCCAATATCTccaaatatattttgtaattaatgtTGTACTAAAATCACGATCATACACAATTGGCAGCATTGAAAAAATTCCTTTCCAGAAAGTAAACCTAATTTTGAGagacaggatccagttccacagtcgtgagttagagttaactctaggTTAAATTACTTTCTAGTTCACTTTCAACCAGTCaaattaattgtttttctttattcgTTAGTTTTGGGTCACTCTGTTCAAAAAACTCTTGTTTATGTATGTAATTATATGTTCAACCTGTCCATAATGGGTTTTTCCTTCGTGACAAGTATCTTTCTTTTGTACCGTATGTCAGTTTGATGTTGATGAAttggattttgaaaaaactaaaacaaaatcacctgttccacatttctgagtcagatttaaatcattgaaaattaactaatgaACTGGATCCGGAGCTTCCCCGGCAAGCGAGCCGAAAACATGTTGAAGAATTGGAAAAAATCCGTAACCTGGTTTCATCTAAAGAATGGTTTTCACATTAGATTGGCTAACAGTGACAAATTAttagaataatgaaaatgatttcatctaGAACCTACCCAACAAGAGCTTtcagaaattcattttcatcgacTTTGTCATCTTCGTTACAGTCGAGAAATTGGAAATACACCTACAAAATTACGCATTGACAGAAAAACATCACATGGAAAGCTTCCGAAACTAACtttcaaagaaaaatatgaataaatttcctATTTTATCAATAGAATATTAATACGGCATAGAGTTTCCTACACCTCAATATGACATGATGTCTTAAccacaggggcttgtcacaatttgatggagGATGGACGATACCATTATCCCTTTCTTTTTTATATagggatactggtatcatccatcctccatcaaattgtgacaagcccctgtggTCTTAACAAATAATTGTGGTTCAAACGTACCGCAAGAGCTTCTGGATCAGTGACACCTTGCGATTTCAACAAATCCTCCACCTCTTTGTAACTCAGTTTACCGTTATTGTCTTTGTCTGTTTTTCGAAACGTCTCCATGAACTGATCACACGTTTTAGCCGTGTGCTCATCACAGGCGCCATATTTACTCAAAACCATTTTACTACGAGACATTTTTCTCGGATTTTGATATAAGAATTGGATTCGACCTGAAATAGATTGTAATCACGTAGAAAAGGAAGACAATGATGGcacatgaaaaaaatgagaatGTAAAGAATTGATTTCCCGGCcagtttattgaaaaataaggTAACAATCTATCTAACCTTCACTGGTATGCGTCCAGTAGCACGAGTTATCGATGATGTTCAATGTCTGTGGTAATCGAAATCTAAAC
This window harbors:
- the LOC141907187 gene encoding 16 kDa calcium-binding protein-like produces the protein MSRSKMVLSKYGACDEHTAKTCDQFMETFRKTDKDNNGKLSYKEVEDLLKSQGVTDPEALAVYFQFLDCNEDDKVDENEFLKALVGHCVQDAWRKAFRFIDTDGNGTIEATELEKFMQTTQIESSCRKSIRNFIREHDLDGDGKLNYDEFVEKFLKNLNI